The window TCCCTATCACTCTTTTAAACTCCTTTAGTCGCACTAATGTAGCTGTATGTCCTTAGTCCTAACTCCTAACCTTTTTTTGTTTAACAGgcccacatatatataataaattatggAAAAAGTGATAATCATCAAAACATGCAAAAAATGCACTGACTTATCTATTAAAATCCTCTAAACAGTtcttactctattttttttttttagaatagtaaatatttttaatacacaCACAGGAAGAGGGAAGAAGGTCTTAAAGAAATTTACAATGGTATATATCCAAAACAGTTCTTATTATGAATCTAAGCAATATCTATTAAATCCAACTAACAGGTACATGATAAGCTaattactaatttaaaaataatttttaatttgattagcCAATTGACATATCCTTTGGATGTATAATCATAATAGCAACAAGCACCAAAATACAACAAAGTGTTAACTAAGAGAAAAGCCCCAAAATCGAGCAAAAGACAATTTATTACCTATTCCACCAACCAATATCACTAACAAGGatagtcaaaataaatttcaCTTACAAACCCTCCAAACTATGTAAATGAAAATGTATTCAAGCTCTTTTCTCCTACTTGcaactaaggctgtgtttgttttggctaaaaatgatttcaggaaatcattttacactagcctgagtgtttggtaagcacagaaaattgggtcaaattgaaatcaatttctGTGTTGACCGTAAAATACCCCTCCAAAGCCGGAAATGATTTTCAGTcaaaattttcacttcaaaccatttccggACTCAcgcgcaaagagagagagagagagagagcagccTTCGACTTCACCGGCGAACCCAGAGCCCAAATCACACCTTCGACTTTGCCGGCGAGCCCACGAACCGAGATCACGCCACGAACCCAGAGCCCAGATCATGCCTTCGACTTCGCCGATCTACAAACTCAAGAACCGATCTTCGACCCAGAGCCTTCGACCCACGAGCTTTCGACTTCACTGGCGACCTAGAGCCTTTGCGGCACAAACCCACgaaccgatctctctctctctctctttgattttgattttttgtgtgattttgaTCAACCCACGAACCGATCTACGTttctgtgtgattttgattttttactttctctctttgatctctgatttttttgttgttgttgtggtggtgtgggtggtggtgttttggtggttttCCTGTTGTGTTGTGGTGgtggaaaatagcattttcagaatgttaccaaacacatgaaaatattttatagaacaattttcataatgcaaccaaacacttgaaaatatttttctttcctgaaaatagcatttccagaaaataattattttctagaaaatattttccatgaaccaaacacagcctaaatgCACCAATCTTTTCTCCTTGCTAATTACTAGTTTCGCAAATTGAGCCACCAATCACTAGACCAAGTCTCCTTAGACACTTTAAGACATCTTGAAGAATTAGGGATTGctccaaagtttctcaacacCAAACAGCAACAAAAAACACTCAAGGTTTTTGTCTATAAGGTTTTAATATCCTCCGAAAGGATTTGGAAATTGGTGAGAGTgaaggtagagagaaaaaaaaaaaagagtttttgcTCTAGAATGAAGGGTTGCTCTCTAACTCTTCAATATGAGACTTGGGTGCAGAATCTCAAGGATTTGAGGGTTAAATAAGAGGGCTAAGTATATGGGTATAACAGAGAGTGAATTTAACAAATTTCTCTCAGGTTTACAATCTTGCTAGACCAAGAGAGGGGCGAGTATCGTGCGAGATTGCaggttaaatatttttttaaaattgtacttTGCCTGACATGCAAATTTCACTGGATCAAGATTTTCACTACAACTTTAACTTTAGTTCTTGACCTCTCAACCAAGTACAATGTAACCCACAAATGTGTAAATTACAATGAAAATactaacaagaaaaaaaaaacatgaaaatttgaCACAAAATATGCTAACATTAAGGTCCTAACAATAAGAAACTTGATATTTCGATAAGTAAGCAACGTTTAAGAGAATTCATAATGAtgaaggtaaaatttttagtttttagcatctcaaaaactcacattatctattttataacTCACCCTATATCAATTCTCTTATTTTTCACATCTAAGCCAAACATTGTTCacttatttattaatttctttctcactttctctctgcCACAAAACCCCCCACAAACCCCCCACACAGCTGGCCACAAAAATCCAACAAACCCACACAATCGGCCACACATACTCAACAACACCAGCCACCGGCGCAACTATCACTATGCACAAAACGACATTAAACCCCACAACCCACAACCGGCCACAAAACCCATCATCACCGAAAAAGAgagcaaagagagaaaaaaaaagatttcagtatgaggaaaaaaagaaaaaaagatagaagaaaaagagagaaacggTTGGagctgaagagagagagaaatagaaaatgagagagaattgaaataaaatattattttttattaactttgtaGTTATAATAAGCtgttatttttaatagtttactGTAGCTTAGGTGTTAAAACTTTTAGCTCTAGCACCATCAATGCAACATGCATTTTGTTgtttgtggtgctaaaaatagttttttttttagcaatttaagagcatcattgtgaatgctctaaataATTGAATAgcacatcaaattattaaaattgtcTAAGTAATCCTGGTTTTGTATAATTTACATGGGATTGGGATGCATGGGTAGAtcccaattatatattttgtgatCCTAGGACGTTATGAATTGTGATCAACTCATGTACATCACAATCTACATTGCTGAAGAGCAATACTAGATGAGAATAACTCATCAAGACACTTCAaaacactttctcaaaaaaaaaaaaaagaaaaaaaaaagacacttcaaaacatttttcatatgactttttttaatcatcttaggaaaaatacaaaattcttaGAAGATATGTTTCTGATGAAACTAATAATGATTCTCATctttaccaaaataaataaataaataatgattcTCATAGGCGCGGAGCCAGAGAGGAGGGGGGCACCTGCCCCCCTGTCTCTTTCCAAAAAAGTCCTCATATTTTTCTATAAAGCAAACATACCCCAGCatggaataaataaataaaatgcacattttatttgagaaagtttaaaaatgtaaaaaaatttcacaacactcTTATTTTTAGTTGAGATACATCtcaaaatagatatattttatttttattttgactaatgatatactaatattttaatttattgtaaaaatattgtgagattTTGTGGTATTACTCAAACATCTCCTTTCACTTTAAATAATGAGTCTGACACAAAATAAATGCCACTGCCACCAAACCTTTTTAGACTTTTGACAAATTTGGCAATTtcaatcctttttcttttttacttatccaaatttctttcctttcatttttgtttaacAACGTGAAACTCAAActttatacaaaataataataataataataataataataataataataatatcttgtATGGCACTAAAGTAGTAAAGCATCCATTATTTATTTCTCCTTCATTTCTTGCATTTtcatagtttcaaaatttgatttttatcataaattcaaattttaaataattagaagaatagagaaggaaaagttgaaaattattttctcaGTTTATTTTGAGGAATCAAATTAAATGTCTAAACTTGATGTATATAGATTAATCTCTTACTTTGATAATTGATCGTCAggaatatttttacaattgtttatttattttacaattatttaaattttaatagattttgtatgacaattatttttgtttataattttattattaatattgattaataatttaggctcttttttattattttttaatcttgctTCCCCTAAACTGAAATCTTGGCTTCACCACTGGATTCTCACGAAAAATGAAAtggaataaataaaatatatgataataagttttttttttttccaaaaactataacaacaaaaatcattttttacaatttcatttaaaaaagaaaatttgaagaacGAATAAGATCAGAAAACTCTTCTTCTTTAGCCATATACAAACGACCTAGAGAGTAATTAACCTTGGCTAGTTGGCTTTAGCCCCCAGATGATCTCCACATTCCACACTCAGTTCTCTCAATCTAGACAACAAGCACTTTCCTTAATGGTCTTCTCTACAAACTATTGCCGACATAGTAGAGGAGCTTCGCACTACTACATGCCTGCATCAAAGTTGAGCTTTACCATACCCAGTGGAGGAGTCCAGATTTTCCCCACTCTTCTATTCATGCAAAACTCCCTCCCAAGCCTCTATATATAGACTTTTAAGATATTCAAGAATGATAGGATCAATGTCCTTAGCTCCCAGATTTGCTTATTTCTCAACATCCATAACATGTAAAATACTAAAACTATGTAGTACAAAAAGTTTACAAACTCACATGgcaatgaatgtgattagtgTTGTGAGTTTTAGTTAGCTCAATCAGTAAAGTTTCTTATTATCAAATAAGATATATAGTGTTCGAATCCCGtttacacaaaaaattgattgatgttttggcttgatgataaagaacaatcatCATAAAACGGacgttatataaaaaaaataatgtgatcCTATAACCAAcatcaatataatatatattttttgttaattacttTTTAATAGTAGtgtgtttaaaaatttataCAGTATTTTCTAATTCTAAacttatgttttaaaatttatagtCTCCCTATAACATATTCCAACTTACGGTTGCATTAAGTAGTAAGTTATGTGCAATTGTATCCTTTAGAGATATCGTAAGAAGTTTAGTAGCATTTAAAAGAATGCTGACCCAATGACTAATTGTTAGATTACTTAGGGCTCGTTTGGTAATGTCGTTCTAAAAACATTCtttaagtgttgtgaaaatatgagCGAGTAAAAACGTGTTGTGAAAATActtgttgtgttgtttaaacaaagAAAACTGTTGTTCAAACAACGTTATCAAACAGACTcttattttgcaaaatttaaatgatCAATTAGACATTGACCACACAATTTGAGTCATTGTACATATAGTAAGAATATATGTTCAAGTGTTCCTTCTTAACATTGCACAAGGGGCATCTATCATCCCCAATAAGGATTCGATGCTTTGATCAACTAGTGAATTCAGGGCAACtttccaaataaacaattttaaatctctaaaatgaatCTTTGAGCTTTATAACTATAAGCCATCCATATGCTCTTTACAGACTGTATTAAAGAGATTGAATAACATTCACTGCTAATTTAGTCTAGAAGAAGGATTCAGTTCACCTAGTTACTTCAAAAGATAATATTCTTCCCAAATAATTTgagttaaaagaaaatattcattCAACCTTTGCTCTGAGTCTGACCAGACCATAGATAGAGGGGACTACTCTTACTCTACTCTGCGTATCTTGCTGTCTGCAGAAACAAATCTGATAAAACCTCCCACCACCCACATGATGTGTGACGCAGAAAGGTCTTCCACAAAGGGACCCAGTGCTGAACGGTCCAAGTGTCCGTAAGtaaccccacaaaaaaaaaaaaaaaaaaaaaaaggttaatgtTAAGGGCACAGAATTTTTATAACAAAGCATAAGCATTAGTCTATTACTGCTGCCCCTTATCTCTACATCATAGCCTCTTAGGCAATAATTTGTTACTAGTTCTCATCTCGACctgttatttattttacttttacaagTGCTATTAGCAGCTTGTCGATTAAGTTTTGTTGTGAAACTATTGTGAAAACATAACGTTTTTtagctttaattttttaaaaaacacaataatcaTGGTAAGTCTCACCAGGTGTGTGACCCTCCCACGTGCCGACCTGCCCTAAGCGTGGGCTGCTCATCAATACAAAAGTGAAAGGCTTTTTGGTGCTAGGGGCCGACAACCTAGGCCTACCAATAAAGCTTAAATCCATTTCTAGGGAAAAAGACCCTCCCCTTAACCCAAAAACCCTCAACGCACGTGCGACTCTAATTATTACACAACCCATTCACACACATAACcctagaaaaaaagaaacccctataaaaaggaaaagtcaatttaattttatttaaataaccAAAAAGAGGAGAAACAAACACTGCACAAGAAGTCAAGAAggaacacacaaaaaaataaagaagagaaaagctACTCTACTCATAGCCCAATAACGTGATCCGTTATATTTTCCTCATGATTAGGCCTTTTGGGACCTTTTCGTATAACGGAATGTCACTCACTGTTTTTCTTATCTTCAAGCTTCAATATATTCACCAAATAGCCCTTCGAACTTGACTTTATTTGCAGTGAGTTTTGAGTCCTTGAATGAACAAGAACAAGGGTGTATTGGTCACTTCCTGGATTTTGTATGGTGTTTAAACCATTTTGCATGGGAACAATGGGTATAATGGTCACTTGGAAAGGTTGACAAGTtgctctctttttccttttaattattAAGTCCAAGTGATAAAAAAAGTTCTCAAATTTTTCCCCTTGTATTTTACTGTATTATGATAGATTCGAAGGTGTTTCACTTAGGTtgagaaacaataaaaattaagttgcttgattacattattaaattctactaaataaaattctattatgaTTGGTGTACAATAAAAGTAATTGATTAATGGAATCATGTTTTAGTGTTGAGATGATTTGGAAATGAAGTTATACCAATTACTATTAGGCACCATaataagtgtgcgtttggcaacacttatttttgccaatttattttactatttagcttatttttactattatttataaactccattgcactttttgatattattcatgggtttcattgtactatttcaattaacttttacatttatctataatatttaaaaaaaaaaagttttcagtttcagtaaaataagcgaaTTCTAAACAGATTCTAATAGGTGTGTGTTTGGCAACacttatttttgccaacttattttactattcagcttatttttattactatttatgaatctcactgtactttttgtattattcatgagtctcactgtacCATTTTAGCTAAcctttacctttatctatagtattttcaacaaaataagcggattcCAAACAGatcttaagttttaaaaaaatgatttttttatttatttaaaatctctAATTATTTTGTGTAGTGATACTAAAGATGTCACAAATTTTATGACATCAACCTTATAAACTAATGTGTCaacttttaaatacaaaataaaagagtaaaatataaattttactaaataattATTACAAACTAATATGTCATCTTTACTTACCATAcaaaaaatagttaaattttttatttatcatgttGTTAACATAGTACCAATTAAGATAAGTGTAATGTTATTTcataagaaaagtaaaattatataatataattgatttaAATATAGCCAAACAAAAGAGAACCTATTTAGTATATTGGTATGATAACAAAGAGCAATCATGTCATCGATTTCAAATCTTGTCATATCTAAAAAGAAACATATTATTAGTATATAACAAAAACTGTATGATTCACGAAAAGTGATTATGATCCACGAAAAGTGATTTTGCACCGATCACAGTTAAACCGTTTGGTAGATTTACgtacccaataaaaaaaaaaaaagttgtgaattattattttttatctgaCATTgctgtttgtttatatataccACAAGTTTCTGCCACCCCCACTTGAAATTTTAAACCTCTCTCACCCACAAACCTTAGTCATTTCCTCTGTACTTAACCTTTTTGCTTACAATGGAAGGCAAAGATCAAAAAGAGTTACAGCTACTCCCTAATCCATACTCATCTGTAcgatcttcttcttcctcatcacACATGTCATCTCGTCCGTTCGATCCTTCTTCGTTCAGATAtcgatcatcatcatcatcaagaaCTGTGTCTGATCCCTATGAAGCCCCAGCACTGGACCTGCAGTTATCAATAAGCGTTAGGCCAATCCAACAAGCCTCGGATTGTGTTCTTGGAGGCCCCATTTGCGGCTACGATGACGATGAAGTGAAGCCGGAGACAACAAAGACTTGTGTCGAGGCAATGAAATGGCAAGCGGCGGAGCAGATTCGATTGGCCGCGATAGAGAAGGCTTATGCAGAGAGGGTGAGAGAGCTTACAAGGAGAGAAATGGAGATTGCACAGTCTGAGTTCGCACGTGCAAGGCACATGTGggagagagctagagaagaaGTAGAAAAAGCTGAGAGAATGAAGGAAAGGGCAACGCTGCAGATAGATTCTACGTGCATGGAAATCACTTGCCAGTCTTGCAGACAAAGGTTTAGGCCTTAGTGCTCAAtgatatatatatggatttcGGAGTATTCATGAAAAACCCGAGTTTGTTTTGAGTGGGAGTTTCGTGCActgagtactttttttttttctttttcttttttcttctttctttttaatgtttatGCAGATCTGGGTATTGGGTTTCTGCAATTTGGTCTTAACAAAGTCATATATAAGGTTAAAGATAAAGCAAGCAATAAAAGTGGCAGAAGCtagaacttggtgatcgatgcccttttcttctttttcatcatGATCTGTGTGTTgaataattattacaataaaatgTTGCCACAAATTTCAAATACTCCCATGTGTGTTCAGACTTGTATGTAGCTTGAAGCACTTGTTAAATAATTTATGCTTATAGATAAAGATCATATGTATTGGCATAAATATCAAGTACTTCAACATGTTATTTCACACCCATATGACAATACACACGGTTTTCTAAGTAACAGGATcagaaaagttgaaaaaacaaaaagctgtTTTAACTCATCGTTGGTCTTGATGACAACCATTCCTTGATTCAGCAGTCACAACTCAGAAATTTGATATTGTTTAGTTGTCTGAGTCATTGACAattgttttgttgtggtttcctttttttcctGTCATGTGATTTTCAATCATTTCTTAGTACCCAGATATACGTACAAAGCTAGCTGTAGGGTGCAACATATACACAACGTGTGATTTAGAAATCCTTTGAGTGCTGAAAGATGCtctaaaaacaatttaatttcCTGACTACCGTATAAATAATTCATCTGACATGAGATAGAGACCGCAGATGATTAGATTTTCATCCCAATATCTGGAACACATGCTAGCACAAATGTTTGCATGGACACCATATAATTAGAAGTAAATGAGTTTCTAAAAATGTGTAGCTACTTGAAAATTGCCATGGTTGATAGGCTGACTTTTCTGATATCTTGGCTTGTATCATGATCGACCAAATTAAGAGATGATATGCTGATATGATTATCCCCTTTGTAAGCACAGATTAATTTCATGGAATTGTAAAGATACTACATGATTGGCAAAGTTGGCAGCTTGCCATATCATTTGGTGATTTATACAATCTAGAACCAACACATTTTCTCTTTAATCATTTCAAGTTTTGTCACCTCCATTCCATGATTTAGcttaaatattacaaatataaAAGTATATCTAATGTTAAATAACGTGACATTTGGTATGCCGGTAGgtttaagaaataaatttttaaccGTGAAATGAACTCTTTTCATTTCCAGATGAGCCTATTTCAACATTGAAAATATATGACTCAATCAAGAGTTAAATCATACCctttaaaatcaaatataaggCAAATTAACAGTTAAGAAAAAGTATCGGCACGCCCAAATATGCTTTAACATATGATCATTTGCTACTAATTAAACAGCTGCATCCTGAATTAGCTAGACTTTgtgaaacaattaaaattttgaatgctACGTACTGCAACTCTAGGCTTATGTCGACACTGCCTCAACAAGTCAAACATGGTGGTCAAGTTGGGAACCTTGACTTGATAGAAAGGCAAATGAATCAGAACAAAAAGCGAGTAAAATTCATCAAGAACAAGACAGGATAGCTGTATTCACTTGTATTCAACTTCTTAACTTTTGCTCATCAGAAACCAAACACCCACTACCCATGTCTTGTGAACCAACACAAAAGAAACATTTTTGGATAGGATGACTCTGCTAAAAGCATCAATCAGAGAGCAGTGAGCAGTGCTCCTTTTCTAGTTGTCGCGAGAATAGCATTAGCTTGATTTGTCAGCAACCTCCAAACATATTACTCAAATACAGTTAATCAGTCAAGAAGTGGCTTCAATAATACACAATTTGATTCTTTGATGAGGTCATGACATAATCTAGTGGGGCAATGGATCATAAAGTCTCAACATTAGGTCCTTCTGAAAAGTACATTTGGGTGCAGCTAAGAAAGCatgggaagagaaaaaaaaaagaaaaaaagtgattCTGATCTAACTatttattagtatatatatttatatatagtcaTATCCTTAATTTGGTAACCAGAATCTTCTTAACTGCCAATCTTAATTAAGGTTCTAAAGACAACTTAATTTCTCACCTCCTAACCACTGGTGTTTTCTTGCTTCCACCAGCAATTGTTGCTAATATAACTTCAAAAAGAAGTTAAGACCACCCTTTTCATTTGTTCAATGCTTGTGGTTTCAACAAGATCAATCTGTTCTAGTCCTTTTTaatcctttttccttttacaaAAACAACAATTAAGCATTAGTTTCGAAATTTTTGGGTCGGTTCTAGATATACTCAACAAATTAGTCAGGTCGACCATATGAACTCTTTTTTGCTGGTCATTTTATTCAATTGAAATCATACTATTTGTTACCTTACTTCCTTAATGGACATATCAAAGTTtacaacttttattaatgttatttttgtctTCCTCTATCTTTTTTTACTTCCCAACTTGAAACAAGTCACTTGTTGTAATTAGTGCATTAATCATTTTCCTCTAAAATAATCAAAGTATCTCAAACGACTTCCTCTCATAtttaaatacaagaaaatttctCATGTTATTATGCGTGCAGATTTTGAATGCTGTCCTTACTAGCTAGCTTTAAACCACAGTTTTATATGatcaaaatcttcaaaaaggTGTAAGGAAAAAtacagtttctcaaaaaatgagTGCAGTTTGTTCTATAGGAAACCTAGATAACTGTGTATCTGCTCTCCACTGAAAAAGTTGGATGTCATTGATAGAAATTTACAACCTTGACTGGTAACATAACATAATCACTGTGGTGAGTTCATATAGACTCACAACATCAGCAGAATCTAATTCATGATAAACTGTAGCCCGACATATGACCAATTTCATCATGGATACCTtgtcttttatcttttatttggttACAATCATAGAAATGCAAGAACCATCAATTCTTTCAGAAAGTTGAAGTGCATGATAAAGATGTAGGACACACTAGCTGAGTTATCAAAGTAGTCATCAtgacaaaaccttaaaatttgtcttttttCACGTTGTCCACATATGATCGTTGAGTGATACTGTTTGTTCTAATTGAATTGCAAAGAATAATATGTTAACTCATAAATCCAGCACTATAAGAAATTCTTGGAGAAGAATTACGTTTAATTTTGATTGTGAATCAATGTCTGAGAGTCTAAATTATATATCAGGATTTTCTCAAGTCACCTTCACTTTATCCGACAAACAAATCTTTGCCAAACTCAGAGATAATCAGTGGGGAACCACATTCATGCATATCATGATTTTCTATGACTACACGGCACAAACAATGTATTCTTGCCCATAGAGAAGTCtataatttcttattttctttatagaTGAAAATTGGTGGACTAAATCCTgagatagatatatatatattaacagtTTCAATATTTATTGATGTATGATAGGAGATGAGAATCCAATTCATCTGAACTCTAAAGGACAGTGTCAATGCTTTTCAATTCAAAGTTGGAAATTAAAATTTGGACAGGAGTGGTGA of the Quercus robur chromosome 10, dhQueRobu3.1, whole genome shotgun sequence genome contains:
- the LOC126703123 gene encoding protein indeterminate-domain 16; amino-acid sequence: MEGKDQKELQLLPNPYSSVRSSSSSSHMSSRPFDPSSFRYRSSSSSRTVSDPYEAPALDLQLSISVRPIQQASDCVLGGPICGYDDDEVKPETTKTCVEAMKWQAAEQIRLAAIEKAYAERVRELTRREMEIAQSEFARARHMWERAREEVEKAERMKERATLQIDSTCMEITCQSCRQRFRP